One region of Pararhizobium qamdonense genomic DNA includes:
- a CDS encoding UBP-type zinc finger domain-containing protein — MSHGCSHTSTIRTVHPKTLGCEECLETGQAWFHLRICRECGHVGCCDQSPGRHATAHFHATQHPIIEGYDPPEGWGWCFVDETMVELPDQTPQRGPIPRYY, encoded by the coding sequence ATGTCGCACGGTTGTTCGCATACATCGACGATCCGCACGGTTCATCCCAAAACGCTCGGCTGCGAGGAATGCCTTGAGACCGGACAAGCCTGGTTTCATCTGAGGATTTGTCGCGAATGCGGCCATGTCGGTTGCTGCGACCAATCCCCCGGTCGTCACGCCACCGCGCATTTCCATGCCACGCAGCATCCGATCATAGAAGGTTACGATCCGCCGGAAGGCTGGGGATGGTGTTTTGTTGACGAGACGATGGTGGAATTGCCGGACCAGACACCCCAGCGCGGACCGATACCTCGCTATTACTAG
- a CDS encoding FAD-dependent oxidoreductase has translation MADLSARQHQMFPELSPRQVETAKRFASGEPQRFEAGDFVYKVGDHAAPAWLVLEGAMDVFRHEGLSHEAPITTHGVGQLSGEVNQLSGRPTLAGARAGAAGCVAIPFDAAHLRALVIGSADVGEIIMRAFILRRVGLIDAGAGSVLIGAPGNAALSRLQGFLARSAFPYIVLDSLAEGEGRALIERLGIVASELPLMVCPNGTVLKNPTDTEAAACLGMTPELTPGKLYDVAVVGAGPAGLATAVYAASEGLDVIVIDERSVGGQAGASSRIENYLGFPTGISGQALAGRAYNQALKFGAEMVLPVSVSGLIPPKDDAGALTLELGGGKSVTARSVVIASGARYRRPDLANIESFEGNGISYWASPIEAKLCAGEEIALVGGGNSAGQAIAFLAPQVKKLHLVVRRALEETMSQYLIDRIKAFPNVELHMHCEVDAIEGDPAGGLNSATLRNRLDGSERQLSLHHLFLFIGADPNAGWISNRVHTDDKGFIVTGQSFDALCSFARKPMPLETSLPNVFAIGDVRSGSTKRVAAAVGEGAAVVSQIHNALSLMKTPH, from the coding sequence ATGGCGGATCTCAGCGCAAGACAACACCAGATGTTTCCGGAGCTGAGCCCTCGTCAGGTCGAGACGGCAAAACGCTTTGCCAGTGGCGAGCCGCAGCGTTTCGAAGCCGGTGACTTCGTGTACAAGGTGGGCGATCACGCCGCACCCGCGTGGTTGGTGTTGGAAGGCGCGATGGATGTCTTTCGCCATGAAGGCCTCTCGCATGAGGCACCGATCACCACGCATGGCGTTGGCCAGCTATCCGGCGAGGTCAACCAGCTTTCCGGACGCCCAACGTTGGCCGGTGCGCGTGCGGGGGCCGCAGGCTGTGTCGCAATTCCTTTCGACGCAGCCCATCTGCGCGCACTTGTTATCGGATCAGCCGATGTCGGCGAGATTATCATGCGCGCCTTCATCCTGCGGCGTGTCGGACTGATCGATGCCGGCGCTGGCTCGGTGCTCATCGGTGCTCCGGGCAATGCAGCACTTTCACGATTGCAGGGATTCCTCGCCCGCAGCGCGTTTCCCTATATCGTGCTCGATTCATTGGCCGAAGGCGAAGGCCGCGCACTGATCGAACGGCTCGGCATCGTCGCTTCAGAACTTCCCCTGATGGTCTGCCCCAACGGAACGGTGTTGAAAAACCCGACCGACACGGAAGCCGCCGCGTGCCTTGGCATGACGCCGGAGCTGACGCCCGGCAAGCTCTATGACGTTGCCGTCGTCGGGGCCGGGCCGGCAGGCCTTGCCACCGCCGTTTATGCCGCCTCCGAAGGGCTCGACGTCATTGTCATCGACGAACGCTCAGTGGGAGGACAGGCAGGCGCTTCCTCACGCATCGAAAACTATCTCGGCTTCCCGACCGGTATATCCGGCCAGGCGCTGGCCGGGCGCGCCTATAACCAGGCACTTAAATTCGGGGCGGAAATGGTTCTGCCCGTCAGTGTCAGCGGTTTGATCCCCCCGAAAGATGATGCCGGTGCGCTGACACTCGAACTTGGCGGCGGAAAATCTGTAACGGCCCGCAGCGTGGTCATCGCCTCCGGCGCCCGCTACAGGCGGCCCGACCTTGCCAACATAGAGAGCTTCGAGGGCAACGGCATCTCATATTGGGCTTCGCCAATCGAGGCAAAACTCTGCGCCGGCGAAGAGATCGCCCTGGTGGGCGGCGGCAATTCGGCCGGCCAGGCCATCGCTTTTCTCGCACCTCAGGTCAAGAAACTGCATCTCGTCGTCCGGCGCGCGCTCGAAGAAACGATGTCGCAATATCTGATCGACCGCATCAAGGCTTTCCCCAATGTCGAACTGCACATGCATTGCGAAGTGGACGCGATCGAAGGTGATCCCGCAGGCGGCCTGAATTCCGCTACCCTGCGCAATCGGCTGGATGGAAGCGAACGACAGCTGTCACTTCATCACCTTTTCCTGTTCATTGGAGCCGATCCCAATGCCGGCTGGATCAGCAACCGCGTCCATACCGATGACAAGGGCTTTATTGTTACCGGCCAGTCCTTCGATGCGCTTTGCAGCTTCGCCCGCAAGCCCATGCCCCTGGAAACCAGCCTGCCGAATGTCTTTGCCATCGGCGACGTTCGGTCAGGCTCGACCAAGCGGGTTGCTGCAGCGGTGGGCGAAGGTGCCGCCGTCGTCTCGCAGATCCACAATGCGCTCAGCCTGATGAAGACCCCGCACTGA
- a CDS encoding FdhF/YdeP family oxidoreductase, whose product MSEKRPDGIESYTAPAGGWGALKAVAKTLAHQQIIAEGAVTLLKANRPNGFDCPGCAWPDPKHTSSFEFCENGAKAITWESTAKRVGPDFFTAHTVTDLWQWTDHKLEDQGRLTHPLIYDQASDRYVPIEWEAAFARIASGLNSLPSPDMAEFYTSGRASNEAAFLFQLFVRAYGTNNFPDCSNMCHEATSVGLPLSIGVGKGTVTLEDFDHVDAIFSFGHNPGTNHPRMMTTLHDASRRGVPIVVFNPLKERALERFAAPQDPVEMATMSSTPIASAYHQVRTGGDLAALKGLMKRIFERDADDIAIGGPGVLDREFIDAHTIGLDTLKADVEQTEWPEIIEKSGLSLEALDSAVDVYLKAKNVILCYGMGITQHANGTANVQQLANFLMLRGNIGRPGAGICPLRGHSNVQGDRTVGITEIPNAALLDGMEKAFGFRPPAEKGHNAVEAIEAISYGRSKALICLGGNLAVAMSDPEATFAGMRKLDLAVHLATKLNRSHLLLAKTSIILPVLGRTDLDIQATGRQSVTVEDSMSMVHASRGFLKPPSDQLRSEPWIVASMARATLGDRYGIDWEGMAGDYGLIRDKIEIVFPDFHDFNTRVKTPGGFRLTVAASDRVWNTPSGKAEFLIAPGLDEDARLRDPDALVLTTLRSHDQYNTTIYGLDDRYRGVFGRRDVIFMNRYDLETRGLADGDLIDIEAISETGAKTVARFTAVVYDIPPGSVAGYYPEMNQVIALADYDRKSGTPAYKGVPVRIRGSA is encoded by the coding sequence ATGAGCGAGAAGCGGCCGGATGGGATTGAAAGCTATACGGCGCCAGCCGGCGGCTGGGGCGCACTCAAGGCTGTTGCCAAAACCCTTGCGCACCAGCAGATCATTGCCGAGGGTGCTGTGACACTGTTGAAGGCCAACCGGCCCAACGGTTTCGATTGTCCCGGTTGCGCCTGGCCGGACCCCAAGCACACAAGTTCTTTTGAGTTCTGCGAGAATGGCGCCAAGGCGATTACCTGGGAATCGACGGCCAAGCGCGTCGGCCCCGATTTCTTCACCGCTCATACAGTCACCGACCTCTGGCAGTGGACCGACCACAAGCTTGAAGACCAGGGCCGTCTGACACATCCACTGATCTACGATCAGGCGAGTGACCGCTATGTGCCGATCGAATGGGAAGCCGCATTCGCCCGTATTGCCTCAGGACTGAACAGCCTGCCCAGCCCTGACATGGCCGAGTTCTACACCTCCGGCCGCGCGTCGAACGAGGCTGCCTTCCTCTTCCAGCTGTTTGTACGCGCCTACGGTACCAACAATTTTCCCGACTGTTCCAACATGTGCCACGAGGCGACCAGCGTCGGCTTGCCGCTGTCGATCGGCGTGGGCAAGGGAACGGTGACCCTTGAAGATTTCGACCATGTCGACGCGATTTTCTCTTTCGGACACAATCCCGGCACCAACCATCCCCGCATGATGACCACACTTCACGACGCGTCGCGCCGGGGCGTGCCCATCGTCGTCTTCAATCCGCTCAAGGAGCGCGCGCTGGAGCGGTTTGCGGCGCCGCAGGATCCGGTCGAAATGGCGACAATGTCCTCGACACCGATCGCGTCCGCCTATCATCAGGTTCGCACCGGCGGCGATCTTGCCGCGCTCAAGGGGCTGATGAAGCGCATCTTCGAACGCGACGCGGACGATATCGCCATAGGTGGTCCGGGCGTGCTCGACCGCGAATTCATCGACGCCCATACGATCGGGCTCGATACGCTGAAAGCCGATGTCGAGCAGACCGAATGGCCTGAGATCATCGAAAAGTCCGGTCTGTCGCTTGAAGCGCTGGACAGCGCCGTCGACGTCTACCTCAAAGCGAAGAACGTCATCCTCTGCTACGGCATGGGCATTACCCAACACGCCAATGGCACGGCCAACGTACAGCAACTCGCCAATTTCCTGATGCTGCGCGGCAATATAGGCCGGCCGGGCGCCGGTATCTGCCCCTTGCGCGGCCATTCCAATGTTCAGGGCGACCGGACCGTCGGCATTACTGAAATCCCCAATGCGGCTCTCTTGGATGGCATGGAGAAAGCCTTCGGTTTTCGACCGCCTGCGGAAAAGGGCCACAACGCCGTGGAGGCAATCGAAGCGATTAGCTACGGCAGGTCGAAAGCGCTTATCTGCCTTGGCGGCAACCTCGCCGTCGCCATGTCGGATCCGGAAGCCACATTCGCAGGAATGCGGAAGCTCGATCTGGCCGTCCACCTCGCGACAAAGCTCAATCGCTCGCATCTGCTTCTGGCAAAGACGTCGATCATCCTTCCGGTGCTGGGCCGGACGGATCTGGACATTCAGGCAACGGGGCGCCAGTCCGTCACGGTGGAAGATTCTATGTCGATGGTGCATGCGTCGCGGGGATTCCTTAAACCGCCAAGCGATCAGTTGCGCTCGGAGCCGTGGATCGTCGCCAGCATGGCCAGGGCGACGCTCGGCGATCGGTACGGCATCGACTGGGAGGGTATGGCTGGCGATTACGGCCTGATCCGTGACAAGATCGAGATCGTCTTTCCAGACTTCCATGACTTCAATACGCGCGTGAAAACGCCTGGCGGCTTTCGCCTTACTGTCGCAGCGTCGGACCGGGTGTGGAATACACCGTCCGGCAAGGCCGAATTTCTTATCGCCCCTGGTCTTGATGAGGACGCCCGTTTGCGGGACCCCGATGCTCTCGTGCTGACCACATTGCGCAGTCACGACCAGTACAACACCACCATATACGGCCTCGACGACCGCTATCGGGGTGTTTTCGGCCGCCGCGATGTGATCTTCATGAACCGATACGACCTGGAAACGCGCGGTCTTGCCGACGGCGACCTGATCGACATCGAAGCGATTTCGGAAACTGGTGCAAAAACCGTGGCCAGGTTTACTGCTGTTGTCTATGATATTCCGCCCGGCTCGGTGGCCGGATATTACCCCGAGATGAACCAGGTCATTGCACTGGCGGATTACGACAGAAAATCTGGAACGCCCGCATATAAGGGCGTTCCAGTGAGGATACGCGGATCCGCATGA
- a CDS encoding response regulator transcription factor, with amino-acid sequence MNDARKSAKTTSNDTPVVYVVDDDPSIREALVDLFLSVRTEALAFESAQDLLYNADLKRPGCILLDVRLPGANGLDFQLHLEKLGNRMPIIFMTGHGDIPMTVRAMKAGAVDFLAKPFRDQDILDAVAVAFQKDRDLRQQSAANGAVTELAKSLTRREHEVMTAVVQGLMNKQIAFNLGISEITVKLHRGNVMRKMEARSVADLVRKAELLGL; translated from the coding sequence ATGAATGATGCCAGAAAATCCGCCAAAACCACGAGCAACGATACGCCTGTCGTTTACGTCGTGGATGACGATCCCTCGATCCGAGAGGCACTGGTCGATCTCTTCCTGTCGGTCCGCACGGAGGCGCTGGCCTTCGAAAGCGCGCAGGACCTTCTTTACAATGCCGATCTCAAGCGGCCGGGCTGCATCCTGCTCGACGTAAGGCTGCCCGGCGCAAATGGCCTGGACTTTCAGCTTCATCTGGAAAAACTCGGTAACCGGATGCCGATCATCTTCATGACCGGCCATGGCGACATACCGATGACCGTGCGGGCGATGAAGGCCGGCGCGGTGGATTTTCTGGCAAAACCGTTCCGGGATCAGGATATCCTCGATGCTGTCGCCGTCGCTTTCCAGAAAGACCGGGACCTGCGCCAACAGTCTGCTGCAAATGGCGCCGTCACGGAACTGGCCAAGTCATTGACCCGCCGCGAACATGAGGTCATGACGGCTGTCGTTCAGGGCCTGATGAACAAGCAGATCGCCTTCAACCTCGGCATCAGCGAGATCACGGTCAAACTCCATCGTGGCAATGTCATGCGCAAGATGGAGGCGCGCTCGGTCGCAGATCTGGTCCGCAAAGCCGAGCTGCTTGGGCTGTGA
- a CDS encoding Dps family protein — translation MDRTLAEKHRKSPLATPTTLGANATTDISGALTALLADVFALYLKTKNFHWHMSGPHFRDYHLMLDEQGEQIFAMTDDIAERARKIGGTTIRSIGHISKVQRLLDNDADFLMPADMLAELREDNLTLVSLMRETHNLCDEHGDIATASLIENWVDEAERRAWFLFESTRGAE, via the coding sequence ATGGACCGCACGCTCGCCGAGAAACATCGAAAATCGCCGCTCGCAACGCCGACGACCCTCGGTGCCAACGCAACGACCGACATCTCCGGTGCGCTAACCGCGCTTCTGGCCGATGTCTTCGCCCTTTACCTCAAAACCAAGAATTTCCATTGGCACATGAGCGGGCCGCACTTCCGCGATTACCACCTGATGCTCGATGAGCAGGGTGAGCAGATTTTTGCCATGACGGACGATATTGCCGAGCGAGCTCGCAAGATCGGCGGCACCACCATTCGTTCGATCGGCCACATTTCCAAGGTGCAGCGCCTGCTTGACAACGATGCCGATTTCTTGATGCCGGCCGACATGCTGGCTGAACTTCGTGAAGATAACCTCACTCTGGTTTCTTTGATGAGGGAGACCCACAATCTTTGCGATGAGCATGGCGATATCGCCACTGCCAGCCTGATCGAGAACTGGGTGGACGAGGCCGAGCGCCGTGCCTGGTTCCTGTTCGAGAGCACCCGCGGCGCCGAGTAA
- a CDS encoding alpha/beta fold hydrolase, producing MTSEFSVSRRQVLLTGTTISLALAIPALASEEKISPHQQGIEPMTHSYVTTKDGVEIFYKDWGPKEAQPIVFHHGWPLSSDDWDAQMLFFVSKGYRVVAHDRRGHGRSSQVSGGHDMDHYAADASAVAEHLDLHNAVHIGHSTGGGEVARYVAKYGQPQGRVAKAILVSAVPPLMVKTAGNPDGTPIEVFDGFRNALAANRAQFFLDVASGPFYGFNREGAKVSQGVIDNWWRQGMMGSAKAHYDGIKAFSETDQTEDLKAITVPMLVTQGDDDQIVPYKDAVEVQAKLLKNSTLKVYNGFPHGMLTTHADVVNPDLLAFIRA from the coding sequence ATGACCAGCGAATTTTCCGTCTCCCGTCGGCAGGTTCTGCTGACCGGCACCACCATTTCTCTCGCCCTGGCCATCCCGGCTTTGGCTTCTGAAGAGAAAATCTCTCCTCATCAGCAAGGAATTGAACCAATGACCCATAGTTACGTGACCACAAAGGACGGCGTTGAAATCTTCTACAAGGACTGGGGTCCGAAGGAGGCACAACCGATCGTGTTTCACCATGGCTGGCCTTTGTCGTCCGACGATTGGGATGCCCAGATGCTGTTCTTTGTCAGCAAGGGCTACCGCGTCGTCGCACATGATCGCCGCGGCCACGGCCGTTCGTCTCAGGTGAGCGGCGGTCACGACATGGATCACTACGCCGCAGATGCGTCAGCTGTTGCCGAGCATCTGGACCTGCACAACGCCGTCCATATCGGCCACTCGACAGGCGGCGGCGAAGTCGCTCGTTACGTTGCCAAATATGGGCAGCCGCAGGGCCGCGTTGCAAAGGCCATTCTCGTCAGCGCAGTTCCACCGCTGATGGTCAAGACCGCAGGTAATCCTGATGGCACACCGATCGAAGTGTTCGACGGTTTCCGCAACGCTCTCGCAGCCAATCGCGCGCAGTTCTTCCTCGACGTTGCCTCTGGCCCATTTTACGGCTTCAACCGCGAAGGCGCGAAGGTCTCGCAGGGCGTGATCGACAATTGGTGGCGCCAAGGCATGATGGGCAGCGCGAAGGCCCACTATGACGGCATCAAGGCCTTCTCGGAGACCGACCAGACCGAAGACCTCAAGGCGATCACCGTGCCGATGCTGGTCACACAGGGCGATGATGACCAGATCGTACCCTACAAGGATGCCGTGGAAGTTCAGGCCAAGCTGCTCAAGAACAGCACCCTGAAAGTGTACAACGGGTTCCCGCACGGGATGCTAACCACCCATGCCGACGTGGTCAATCCGGATCTGTTGGCGTTCATTAGGGCGTAG
- a CDS encoding response regulator transcription factor — MSRTPVIAIVDDDQSIREALDDLILSCGYESRLFTSAEEYLAAPDRSSIDCMLVDVKMPGLTGIELQAALNEQDALKPPMIFMTSYSDNKTKAAAMSGGAFAFLGKPVNFSQLVQCLEQALKH, encoded by the coding sequence TTGTCCAGAACACCAGTCATAGCCATTGTTGACGACGATCAGTCGATCCGCGAAGCGCTTGACGATCTCATTTTGTCTTGCGGGTACGAGAGCCGGCTTTTCACGTCTGCGGAAGAGTATCTTGCTGCCCCGGATCGCTCGTCGATTGACTGCATGCTCGTGGATGTCAAAATGCCCGGTCTCACGGGCATCGAGTTGCAGGCGGCGCTGAACGAACAAGATGCGCTGAAGCCGCCGATGATCTTCATGACGTCCTATAGCGACAACAAAACCAAGGCTGCGGCGATGAGTGGCGGCGCTTTTGCCTTTCTCGGCAAGCCCGTGAATTTTAGCCAGTTGGTGCAGTGTCTTGAACAGGCGCTGAAGCACTGA
- a CDS encoding MFS transporter: protein MEKTGPIQAGMAPDARSREIGQVALLAMAVAGGIAVANIYYNQPMLGIIESEFGDQPITGMVPTATQLGYALGLFLLLPLGDLVNRRKMIIGQFVVLAAALALAALAPSAWTLVAASVIVGACSTVAQQIVPFAASLAAPEKRGTTIGTVMAGVLSGILFSRTLSGFVGEHAGWREMFWIGVPLALLAAGLMFAVLPQHRPTSTLRYHQAIRSLGQLWTRHPALRAATIIQGFLFASFTAFWTILALYLAGPKFQLGADVAGLFGIVGAVGVFAAPLAGRVADKRGPHFVVWLGAALTIVAWLIFAAWASIASLIVGVIVLDFGTQSALISNQHLIYALDADARSRLNTVFMTGMFLGGAAGSALATLAWGQGGWHLVSLLGAALGIAAFAVKIFHHRRHSPTVVGQ, encoded by the coding sequence ATGGAAAAGACAGGACCGATACAGGCCGGGATGGCGCCGGATGCTCGTAGTCGGGAAATTGGGCAGGTGGCGCTTCTGGCAATGGCCGTTGCTGGCGGCATTGCGGTTGCCAACATCTATTACAATCAGCCAATGCTCGGCATCATCGAGAGTGAGTTCGGCGACCAGCCCATTACCGGCATGGTACCGACCGCAACGCAGCTCGGCTACGCGCTCGGGCTGTTCTTGCTGTTGCCGCTAGGCGACCTGGTGAACCGGCGCAAAATGATTATCGGCCAGTTCGTGGTGTTGGCGGCGGCACTGGCGCTTGCGGCACTGGCACCATCGGCCTGGACGCTGGTTGCGGCGTCGGTCATCGTCGGAGCCTGCTCGACGGTCGCCCAACAGATCGTGCCATTTGCCGCATCGCTGGCAGCACCGGAAAAGCGCGGCACTACGATCGGCACGGTAATGGCCGGGGTGCTGTCGGGTATATTGTTCAGCCGCACCCTGTCGGGCTTCGTCGGCGAACATGCCGGCTGGCGTGAGATGTTCTGGATCGGAGTGCCGCTTGCCCTCCTAGCCGCAGGTCTCATGTTCGCAGTCCTTCCCCAGCACCGGCCCACATCGACCCTGCGTTATCATCAGGCGATCCGGTCGCTCGGTCAGCTCTGGACACGTCATCCGGCATTACGGGCTGCGACCATCATCCAGGGATTTCTGTTTGCTTCGTTCACCGCCTTCTGGACAATCCTGGCGCTCTATCTCGCTGGGCCGAAGTTCCAGCTGGGAGCGGACGTTGCAGGTCTGTTCGGTATCGTCGGTGCGGTGGGTGTCTTTGCAGCGCCTCTCGCAGGCAGGGTTGCTGACAAACGGGGACCTCACTTTGTGGTCTGGCTCGGCGCGGCGCTCACGATTGTTGCCTGGCTGATCTTCGCCGCCTGGGCGTCGATCGCTTCCTTGATTGTCGGCGTGATCGTGCTCGATTTCGGCACACAGAGCGCGCTGATTTCTAACCAGCATCTCATCTATGCGCTCGATGCGGATGCGCGCAGCCGGCTCAACACCGTCTTTATGACCGGCATGTTTCTCGGTGGGGCGGCCGGCTCGGCCCTGGCGACGTTGGCGTGGGGGCAGGGCGGCTGGCACCTCGTCAGCCTGCTGGGCGCGGCACTTGGCATCGCAGCCTTCGCGGTGAAAATCTTTCATCACCGTCGGCATTCGCCGACGGTTGTCGGGCAATGA
- a CDS encoding sensor histidine kinase, whose product MPSLGLVNPKRRLSARYETGILSFAFVLAATVFYLDTFTDIHSALATLYVITLLLSAETLTEKGTLLLTAVCIGLSILSYAAAHGTDADLAAILRLAVAVAAISITCALIIRNHRARLDLIKSNIALQSSEERYRTIFEQSRVALWERDYSEVRASLMALKAQGVADLRAYARHNPNFIGDCIARIPTVAANAAALELLGNVSAKNAGSMRRYIAQDDETFLDLMVAIFDDQSYFEGKGTIITSDGPTKLVLLTVGFPVDVANFNRVIVGMFDITERELAQKALFEAQAELALASRAATVGALSASLAHELNQPLGAIVVNAQTLQRWLDRDPPDLAAVSRSAERIVRDSQRASDIIQSTRSMLSERTPVLKAVSLADLVSETQALMENELSRNRITFETSEAPGITNVSAVRIELQQVLINLITNAIQAMAETPEELRRISVSINPAEGQSMRVSVRDSGPGLSDEILKNLFKPFSTTKETGLGMGLAICRGMLEARGGSLTASNHAEGGALFEMIVPMEAVHE is encoded by the coding sequence ATGCCTTCGCTTGGACTTGTGAACCCGAAACGACGGTTATCGGCTCGCTACGAAACCGGCATTCTGTCGTTCGCATTCGTTCTTGCGGCTACTGTTTTCTATCTCGATACATTCACCGACATCCACAGCGCGCTTGCCACGCTCTATGTTATCACGCTGCTTCTTTCGGCGGAAACGCTGACGGAAAAGGGAACGCTGCTGCTGACGGCAGTCTGCATCGGTCTGTCAATTCTCTCCTACGCCGCGGCCCATGGTACAGACGCCGACCTTGCGGCAATATTGCGCTTGGCGGTGGCCGTTGCTGCCATCTCGATTACCTGTGCGCTGATCATACGGAACCACCGTGCGCGGCTGGATCTGATAAAATCCAATATCGCCTTGCAGAGCAGCGAAGAACGCTACCGGACGATTTTCGAGCAGAGCCGCGTCGCTCTGTGGGAGCGTGATTATTCCGAGGTACGCGCGTCGTTGATGGCCCTTAAAGCGCAGGGCGTCGCCGATCTGCGTGCTTATGCCCGACACAATCCGAACTTCATCGGCGACTGCATTGCCCGCATACCCACGGTCGCTGCCAATGCCGCGGCGCTCGAGCTTCTCGGTAATGTCAGTGCAAAGAATGCAGGCTCGATGCGCCGCTACATCGCGCAGGACGACGAGACCTTTCTCGATCTCATGGTGGCGATCTTCGATGATCAGAGCTATTTCGAGGGCAAGGGCACGATCATCACCAGCGACGGCCCCACCAAGCTGGTTTTGCTGACGGTGGGCTTTCCAGTGGACGTCGCCAACTTCAACCGCGTCATCGTCGGCATGTTCGACATTACGGAGCGCGAACTGGCCCAGAAGGCGTTGTTCGAGGCCCAGGCCGAACTCGCACTCGCATCGCGTGCGGCAACTGTCGGAGCCCTTTCGGCGTCTCTCGCACACGAACTCAACCAGCCACTCGGTGCTATTGTCGTCAATGCCCAAACCCTGCAGCGCTGGCTCGATCGGGATCCGCCGGATCTGGCGGCGGTGTCCCGCTCGGCCGAGCGCATCGTGCGCGACAGCCAACGCGCCAGCGACATTATCCAGAGCACCCGATCGATGTTGAGCGAGCGTACGCCGGTCCTCAAGGCAGTGTCATTGGCCGATCTTGTCAGTGAGACGCAAGCTCTCATGGAGAATGAGCTTTCCAGGAACCGGATCACATTCGAAACGAGCGAGGCTCCCGGGATCACCAACGTTAGTGCGGTCCGCATCGAGTTGCAGCAGGTGCTGATCAATCTGATCACCAATGCCATTCAGGCCATGGCGGAGACGCCAGAAGAGCTTCGACGGATTTCGGTGTCGATCAACCCGGCAGAGGGCCAAAGCATGCGGGTCAGTGTTCGTGACAGCGGCCCTGGTCTGAGCGACGAAATCCTCAAAAACCTGTTCAAGCCGTTCTCCACCACCAAGGAAACAGGCCTTGGCATGGGGCTTGCCATCTGCCGCGGCATGCTGGAAGCCCGTGGCGGCTCTCTGACCGCGAGCAACCATGCGGAAGGCGGCGCGCTGTTCGAAATGATCGTGCCAATGGAGGCTGTCCATGAATGA
- a CDS encoding calcium-binding protein, with amino-acid sequence MTVQINAYDPDNNGIGIYFDQYLNQKFAAFDGVAGVLSADTNVTGYAFVDPNGGGIVFHSDTGWTVDPVTGHVVGELQSISFGQQTTSNADGSFTQTTEMQMSGLEISPADLQRVFDQAADGEFDYLYDSIRGGQFFVEGSSSKDSLVGGSAGSTIYGGAGDDRIYGRGANGASDRLFGGDGNDKVVGGDGGDVIYGENGDDKIYGAGGEDILKGGSGKDYIYGGDGSDKLYGGSGDDGLTGGSQEDRLYGGTGNDTLHGGLGADTFIFQKNAGRDTIFDFKPGKAGKDLIIFQGTDLHSFSDVIDHAKDTPRGVVITYEEGTLLLADVRLKYLDSHDFFFL; translated from the coding sequence ATGACAGTTCAGATCAACGCTTATGATCCTGACAACAACGGCATCGGCATTTATTTTGATCAGTATTTGAATCAGAAGTTCGCCGCGTTCGACGGCGTGGCGGGCGTTCTTTCAGCTGACACTAACGTGACGGGGTATGCTTTTGTCGATCCCAATGGTGGCGGTATCGTCTTCCATTCCGATACAGGTTGGACCGTCGATCCTGTTACCGGTCATGTAGTCGGCGAACTCCAAAGCATCTCGTTCGGGCAGCAAACCACGAGCAACGCTGACGGCTCGTTCACGCAGACGACCGAGATGCAGATGAGCGGGCTTGAAATCTCGCCGGCCGACCTTCAGCGGGTTTTCGATCAGGCTGCGGACGGAGAGTTCGACTACTTGTACGACTCGATACGTGGTGGGCAGTTCTTCGTTGAGGGCTCTTCAAGCAAAGACAGTCTTGTCGGAGGCTCGGCCGGGAGTACCATCTACGGCGGCGCCGGTGATGACCGCATCTACGGTAGAGGCGCAAACGGAGCGAGCGACCGTCTGTTCGGTGGCGATGGCAACGACAAGGTTGTAGGGGGCGATGGCGGCGACGTCATTTATGGAGAAAACGGTGACGACAAAATCTACGGAGCAGGCGGCGAGGACATATTGAAAGGTGGGTCCGGCAAAGACTACATTTACGGCGGTGATGGCTCGGATAAGTTATATGGCGGGAGCGGCGACGACGGGCTAACGGGTGGCAGTCAAGAGGATCGCCTTTATGGCGGCACTGGCAACGACACTTTGCATGGAGGCTTAGGCGCCGACACATTCATTTTCCAAAAGAACGCTGGCCGAGACACTATTTTTGACTTTAAACCAGGTAAGGCAGGCAAGGACCTGATCATATTCCAGGGCACTGACTTGCATTCGTTCTCTGATGTCATTGACCACGCAAAAGATACTCCCCGAGGCGTCGTGATCACATATGAAGAAGGCACCCTACTACTGGCCGACGTTCGGTTGAAGTATCTCGACAGCCATGATTTTTTCTTTCTCTAA